The following are encoded in a window of Carassius auratus strain Wakin chromosome 6, ASM336829v1, whole genome shotgun sequence genomic DNA:
- the brinp3a.2 gene encoding BMP/retinoic acid-inducible neural-specific protein 3a.2 codes for MALWELLLLTFSLRCWLTSSASLAEEGPAGPLDWLLSDKGPFHHSQEYTEFVERNRQGFSTRYKIYREFGRWKVNNLAVERRDFLNSPLPLTPEFIRNIRLLGRRPTAQLITDNLIKKYGTHFLLSATLGGEEALTIFVDKRKLSKKAEASDYTSNSTAVTLEALHQLAASYFIDRESTLRKLHHIQIASTAIKVTETRTGPLGCSNYDNLDSVSSVLVQSPENKVHLQGLQVILPDYLRDTFVQAALSYIACNGEGTFVCRDNDCWCKCDPKFPECNCPYMDIQAMEESLLRISESWALTYKEFEDSDEFKTFLMRLPQNFFLNSSMIQHLWSLDGVFQRRYEQLESSMKGLFKRAQRVVYKLFSLSKRCQKQPHINLPRERPQSYWLNYFQSLLYCSENNQLGSFSEELHTCICAYDHSSCQVPTPCSVGERAACTACASDNNTRCGSCNVGYMLSQGTCRPMVADSTENYLGFETDLQDLELRYLLQRADRRLEVHAIFISNDMRLNSWFDPSWRKRMLLTLKSNKYKSNLVHMLLGISLQICLTKNSTLEPALTLFINPFGGSHSESWLIPVNENNFPDWKSAKLDLPLECFNWTLTLGNKWKTFFETIHIYLRSRIKTPGTGANDTVYLEPLEMADPTRNLGYMKINSIQVFGYSMHFDPEAIRDLILQLDYPYTQGSQDSALLQLLEIRDRVNRLSPPGQQPLDLFACLLRHRLKLTANEVVRIHASLQSFNARLPNSLDYETTKLCS; via the exons GGAATTTGGCCGGTGGAAAGTGAATAACTTGGCTGTAGAGCGACGGGATTTCCTGAACTCCCCTTTGCCTCTCACCCCGGAGTTTATAAGAAACATCCGACTCCTAGGACGCAGACCCACTGCCCAGCTAATTACTGACAACCTGATCAAGAAATATGGGACCCATTTTCTACTCTCAGCTACACTAGGAG GAGAGGAGGCTCTAACCATATTTGTGGACAAGAGGAAGTTGAGTAAGAAAGCGGAGGCGAGCGACTACACCAGTAACAGCACGGCTGTGACTCTGGAGGCCCTGCACCAGCTGGCTGCCTCCTATTTCATAGACAGGGAGAGTACTCTGCGAAAACTGCATCACATTCAGATTGCTTCCACTGCCATCAAG GTAACTGAAACAAGGACTGGCCCTCTCGGCTGCAGTAACTATGACAACCTTGATTCTGTCAGTTCTGTGCTGGTTCAGAGTCCTGAGAACAAAGTCCATTTGCAAG GCTTGCAGGTCATTTTGCCAGATTATCTCAGAGACACTTTCGTCCAAGCAGCTCTTAGTTACATTGCCTGCAATGGAGAGGGAACTTTTGTCTGTCGAGACAATGACTGCTGGTGCAAGTGTGACCCCAAGTTCCCAGAGTGCAACTGTCCCTACATGGATATTCAGGCCATGGAGGAAAGCCTTTTGCGAATCTCTGAATCATGGGCTCTTACATACAAGGAATTTGAAGATTCAG ATGAGTTCAAAACATTTCTGATGAGACTGCCGCAGAATTTCTTCCTCAACTCCTCTATGATCCAACATTTGTGGTCGCTGGATGGTGTATTTCAGCGGCGCTATGAGCAGCTGGAAAGCAGCATGAAAGGTCTCTTCAAGCGAGCCCAGCGAGTGGTTTACAAGCTCTTCAGCCTCAGCAAGAGGTGCCAAAAGCAGCCCCACATCAACTTACCGCGTGAAAG GCCACAGTCGTATTGGCTGAACTACTTCCAGTCTTTATTATACTGCTCAGAGAACAACCAGCTAGGATCCTTCTCAGAAGAACTTCACACTTGCATTTGTGCATATGACCACAGTTCCTGCCAGGTACCGACACCATGCTCTGTGGGTGAAAGGGCCGCCTGCACCGCTTGTGCTAGTGACAACAATACTCGCTGTGGCAGTTGCAACGTCGGCTACATGTTAAGTCAAGGGACCTGTCGACCGATGGTGGCAGATTCCACAGAGAACTACCTGGGCTTTGAGACTGATCTTCAAGATCTGGAGCTACGCTACCTTCTACAGAGAGCCGATCGACGTTTGGAGGTCCATGCTATCTTCATCAGCAACGACATGAGGCTGAATAGCTGGTTCGATCCTTCATGGAGAAAGAGGATGCTGCTTACGCTAAAGAGTAACAAATACAAATCCAACCTGGTCCATATGCTCTTAGGCATCTCCCTTCAAATTTGCCTTACGAAAAACAGCACTCTGGAACCGGCGCTGACGCTCTTCATCAATCCCTTTGGAGGGAGCCACTCAGAAAGCTGGTTAATTCCTGTGAACGAGAACAATTTCCCAGACTGGAAGTCTGCTAAGCTGGACCTTCCACTAGAATGCTTTAACTGGACCTTGACTTTGGGCAACAAGTGGAAGACCTTCTTTGAGACCATCCACATTTACCTGAGGAGCCGCATCAAAACTCCAGGCACAGGGGCTAATGACACTGTTTACCTGGAACCTTTGGAAATGGCTGACCCTACTAGAAATCTGGGGTATATGAAGATCAACAGCATTCAAGTGTTTGGTTACAGTATGCATTTCGACCCGGAAGCAATCCGGGACTTGATCCTGCAGCTGGACTACCCATACACGCAGGGCTCGCAGGACTCGGCCTTGCTCCAGCTGCTGGAGATCCGAGACCGGGTCAACCGACTCTCTCCACCGGGCCAGCAACCTCTGGATCTGTTCGCCTGCTTATTACGCCACCGTCTCAAACTGACGGCTAATGAGGTGGTGCGCATTCATGCCTCGCTCCAGTCCTTCAATGCTCGTCTCCCAAATTCTCTGGATTATGAGACCACTAAACTCTGTAGCTAA